The Nocardioides panzhihuensis genome has a segment encoding these proteins:
- a CDS encoding GntR family transcriptional regulator has product MTSSFEPVHRESTASLIARQLRTAIMKRSLPPGAQLSEAALSAQFGVSRGPLREAMQRLVQEGLLRSEPNRGLFVIELDEADIRDVYLARAAVEGAAASMIARARVPAALRELRAACDAMAHSLELGDPTALSDADLHFHDVLVQCSGSRRLARMQQTLIVETRMCLAALEGAYRQPLELVEEHRQIVDAIEAGDVGLTRRRVEQHLDEALRRLVHAEDDDPGYV; this is encoded by the coding sequence GTGACATCGAGCTTCGAACCCGTGCACCGGGAGTCGACGGCCTCGCTCATCGCTCGCCAGCTCCGCACGGCGATCATGAAGCGCAGCCTGCCGCCCGGGGCACAGCTGAGCGAGGCCGCTCTGTCGGCCCAGTTCGGGGTCAGCCGCGGCCCGTTGCGCGAGGCCATGCAGCGCCTGGTCCAGGAGGGTCTGCTCCGCAGCGAGCCCAACCGCGGTCTCTTCGTGATCGAGCTCGACGAGGCCGACATCCGCGACGTCTATCTGGCCCGGGCCGCCGTCGAGGGGGCCGCCGCCTCGATGATCGCCCGCGCGCGGGTCCCGGCTGCGCTGCGCGAGCTCCGCGCAGCGTGCGACGCGATGGCCCACTCCCTCGAGCTGGGTGACCCGACGGCGCTGAGCGACGCCGACCTCCACTTCCACGACGTGCTGGTGCAGTGCTCCGGCAGCCGACGCCTGGCCCGGATGCAGCAGACCCTGATCGTCGAGACGAGGATGTGCCTGGCCGCCCTGGAGGGCGCCTACCGGCAGCCGCTCGAGCTGGTCGAGGAGCACCGCCAGATCGTCGACGCCATCGAGGCGGGCGATGTGGGGCTGACCCGAAGACGCGTCGAGCAGCACCTGGACGAGGCGCTACGGCGCCTCGTCCATGCCGAGGACGACGACCCGGGCTACGTCTAG
- a CDS encoding MFS transporter produces the protein MSGTPTITSDEAQPDKSKLRRAITGSAVGNATEWFDYGAFAYVATEITANFFPEQGFAGTALTFAISFILRPLGGIFWGPLGDRIGRQRVLAMTIILMAAATFCVGLLPTYDSIGIWAVVLLVLLRVIQGFSTGGEYGGAATYMAECAPDKKRGFYGSFLEFGTIVGFTAAIAVVFTTESLIGQDAMTEWGWRIPFLIGGPIGLIGLYIRTKLEETPVFQELESHDAVEGGAGAALKDLFALFYKPILTLIGLVAALNIANYTLLAYMATYLQEEAGFNSTDADLLVIFGQIAMLVFLPIAGALSDRVGRKPMWGGSFIGLIVLSVPMFLLIGQGFWPAVIGFTVLGIVYVAQLATISATFPAMFPSQVRYGGMAIGYNISTAAFGGTALYVNNALIGATGDVLMPAYYMIAGSVVGLIALFFVVETAGKSIRGTEIPGTPESEAELAELDKTV, from the coding sequence ATGTCAGGAACCCCAACCATCACCTCCGACGAGGCACAACCCGATAAATCAAAGCTCCGCAGAGCGATAACCGGTTCAGCGGTCGGCAATGCGACAGAGTGGTTCGACTACGGCGCCTTCGCCTATGTGGCGACCGAGATCACCGCCAACTTCTTCCCCGAGCAGGGCTTCGCCGGCACGGCTCTGACCTTCGCGATCTCGTTCATCCTGCGTCCGCTCGGCGGCATCTTCTGGGGCCCCCTCGGCGACCGCATCGGGCGCCAACGCGTCCTCGCGATGACCATCATCCTGATGGCGGCTGCCACGTTCTGTGTCGGCCTGCTCCCGACCTACGACTCGATCGGCATCTGGGCCGTGGTCCTGCTCGTGCTGCTCCGAGTGATCCAGGGATTCTCGACCGGCGGTGAGTACGGCGGCGCCGCGACCTACATGGCCGAGTGCGCGCCCGACAAGAAGCGTGGGTTCTACGGCAGCTTCCTGGAGTTCGGCACCATCGTCGGCTTCACCGCCGCCATCGCCGTCGTCTTCACCACCGAGTCGCTCATCGGCCAGGACGCCATGACCGAGTGGGGTTGGCGCATCCCGTTCCTCATCGGCGGTCCGATCGGCCTCATCGGCCTCTACATCCGGACCAAGCTCGAGGAGACGCCCGTCTTCCAGGAGCTCGAGTCGCACGACGCCGTCGAGGGCGGCGCGGGGGCCGCGCTGAAGGATCTCTTCGCGCTGTTCTACAAGCCGATCCTCACGCTGATCGGCCTGGTCGCCGCGCTCAACATCGCCAACTACACCCTGCTCGCCTACATGGCGACCTACCTGCAGGAGGAAGCCGGCTTCAACAGCACCGACGCCGACCTGCTGGTCATCTTCGGACAGATCGCGATGCTGGTGTTCCTGCCGATCGCCGGGGCGCTCTCGGACAGGGTCGGCCGCAAGCCGATGTGGGGCGGCTCCTTCATCGGGTTGATCGTGCTCTCGGTCCCGATGTTCCTGCTGATCGGGCAGGGCTTCTGGCCGGCGGTCATCGGGTTCACGGTGCTGGGCATCGTCTACGTCGCCCAGCTGGCGACCATCTCGGCGACCTTCCCGGCGATGTTCCCCTCGCAGGTTCGCTACGGCGGCATGGCGATCGGCTACAACATCTCCACCGCTGCCTTCGGTGGCACGGCGTTGTACGTCAACAACGCCCTGATCGGCGCCACCGGCGATGTGCTGATGCCGGCCTACTACATGATCGCGGGATCCGTGGTCGGCCTGATCGCGCTGTTCTTCGTCGTCGAGACGGCGGGCAAGTCGATCCGGGGCACCGAGATCCCGGGTACGCCGGAGTCCGAGGCGGAGCTCGCCGAGCTGGACAAGACCGTCTGA
- a CDS encoding D-2-hydroxyacid dehydrogenase: protein MELLEADAELTYADAAGLADALDGADALLLWDYFSDAVRDAWPSGGSLRWIHVAAAGVDKLLFPELVDSEVVVTNARGIFDRAMAEFVLGSILAVAKGIHVSHNLQAARRWHRRETRLISAQTVLVVGVGSIGRETARLLRAVGMDVRGAGRTARGGDPDFGEIVASADLVSHVGWADHVVVAAPLTPETQGLISKDVLAAMKPGSHLVNVGRGAIIDERALVAALGDGPLEAASLDVFEVEPLPAESPLWTMPGVAISAHMSGDYTGWRGALADQLVDNAQRWLSGRPLLNVVDKRRGFVVG from the coding sequence ATGGAGCTGCTCGAGGCCGACGCCGAGCTCACTTACGCCGATGCCGCAGGTCTCGCCGACGCGCTCGACGGGGCCGACGCGCTGCTGCTGTGGGACTACTTCTCCGATGCCGTCCGCGATGCCTGGCCCAGCGGCGGCTCGCTGCGTTGGATCCACGTCGCCGCAGCCGGGGTCGACAAGCTGCTCTTCCCGGAGCTGGTCGACTCCGAGGTGGTCGTCACCAACGCCCGCGGGATCTTCGACCGGGCGATGGCAGAGTTCGTGCTCGGCTCGATCCTGGCCGTGGCCAAGGGCATCCACGTCAGCCACAACCTCCAGGCGGCCCGCCGGTGGCATCGCCGCGAGACCCGGCTGATCAGCGCCCAGACCGTGCTGGTGGTCGGCGTCGGCTCGATCGGCCGCGAGACGGCTCGGTTGTTGCGTGCGGTCGGGATGGACGTACGCGGTGCCGGCCGCACCGCCCGCGGCGGCGACCCCGACTTCGGCGAGATCGTCGCGAGCGCCGACCTGGTCTCACACGTGGGCTGGGCGGACCATGTGGTCGTGGCCGCCCCGTTGACGCCTGAGACCCAGGGTCTGATCAGCAAGGACGTGCTCGCGGCGATGAAGCCGGGAAGTCACCTGGTCAACGTCGGGCGCGGGGCGATCATCGACGAGAGGGCGCTCGTCGCCGCGCTCGGCGACGGCCCGCTCGAGGCCGCCTCGCTCGACGTCTTCGAGGTCGAGCCGCTCCCAGCCGAGAGTCCGCTGTGGACGATGCCGGGGGTCGCGATCTCGGCGCACATGTCCGGTGACTACACGGGCTGGCGAGGGGCGCTGGCGGACCAGCTCGTCGACAACGCCCAGCGCTGGCTGAGCGGTCGACCGCTGCTGAACGTCGTCGACAAGCGGCGCGGCTTCGTCGTCGGGTAG
- a CDS encoding glucosyl-3-phosphoglycerate synthase: protein MSWFERNTHHWDDWSLDELVEAKQGQRVSLVVPARNEAATVGDLVSTLRTSLMETADLVDELVVIDSDSSDDTARIASDAGADVYASAAIRPDLGSYPGKGEAMWKSQFVTTGELIVFMDADLTEWDTHFVRGLVGPLVNDPAIELVKGFYRRPGEHGLDGGRVTELVARPLLALHRRPLRDLIQPLAGEWSIRRSLFERLRVPVGYGVELAALVDTLDTRGMDAIAQVDLGQRDHSHQDLFDLGLMATQIVGMMSRRLGTGPAGDDVEMRQYIPIDGSTKVMERSVSLLERPPLRDGSGGMVS from the coding sequence ATGTCTTGGTTCGAGCGCAACACCCATCACTGGGACGACTGGTCGCTCGACGAGCTCGTCGAGGCCAAGCAGGGGCAGCGGGTCAGCCTCGTGGTCCCGGCGCGCAACGAGGCCGCGACCGTGGGTGACCTGGTCAGCACGCTGCGCACCAGTCTGATGGAGACCGCCGACCTGGTCGACGAGCTCGTCGTCATCGACTCCGACTCCTCCGACGACACCGCCCGGATCGCCTCGGACGCCGGCGCCGACGTCTACGCCTCGGCCGCGATCAGGCCCGATCTCGGCTCCTACCCCGGCAAGGGCGAGGCGATGTGGAAGTCGCAGTTCGTCACGACCGGCGAGCTCATCGTCTTCATGGACGCCGACCTGACCGAGTGGGACACCCACTTCGTACGAGGTCTTGTGGGTCCTCTTGTCAACGATCCTGCGATCGAGCTGGTCAAGGGCTTCTACCGGCGGCCGGGCGAGCACGGTCTCGACGGCGGTCGAGTCACCGAGCTCGTCGCCCGCCCGCTGCTCGCCCTGCATCGCCGGCCGCTGCGGGACCTGATCCAGCCGCTGGCGGGGGAGTGGTCGATCCGGCGCTCGCTGTTCGAGAGGCTGCGGGTCCCGGTGGGCTACGGAGTCGAGCTCGCCGCCCTCGTCGACACGCTGGACACGCGTGGGATGGACGCGATCGCCCAGGTCGACCTCGGCCAGCGCGACCACAGCCACCAGGACCTCTTCGATCTCGGCCTGATGGCGACTCAGATCGTGGGCATGATGTCGCGCCGCCTCGGGACCGGCCCGGCGGGTGATGACGTCGAGATGCGGCAGTACATCCCGATCGACGGCTCCACCAAGGTCATGGAGCGGTCCGTGAGCCTCCTGGAGCGGCCGCCGCTGCGCGACGGGTCGGGCGGTATGGTCTCCTGA
- the folP gene encoding dihydropteroate synthase, protein MLRLGRHDFGDGEALMMAIVNRTPDSFFDKGATWAEDAAFERVRLVASQGAEIVDIGGIKAAPGAEIGAAEEKARVVDFVARVREEFPALVISVDTWRAEVGDAVCAAGADLINDAWGGADPELVDVAAAHGAAIVCTHTGGVTPRTRPYRIEYDDVVRDAIDSTLGYAQRALDAGVAKESIVIDPAHDFGKNTFHSLEITRRLGEMVETGWPVLVSLSNKDFVGETLDQPVGERLLGTLAATSVCALAGARIYRVHQVPETRQTVDMVWTIAGRRRPARAIRGLQ, encoded by the coding sequence ATGCTGCGCCTCGGACGACACGACTTCGGTGATGGCGAAGCGCTGATGATGGCGATCGTCAACCGCACCCCGGACTCGTTCTTCGACAAGGGAGCGACCTGGGCCGAGGACGCGGCCTTCGAGCGCGTACGTCTGGTGGCGTCGCAAGGAGCGGAGATCGTCGACATCGGCGGGATCAAGGCGGCGCCGGGGGCCGAGATCGGCGCCGCGGAGGAGAAGGCCCGGGTGGTCGACTTCGTCGCCCGCGTACGGGAGGAGTTCCCGGCGCTGGTCATCTCTGTGGACACCTGGCGTGCCGAGGTCGGCGATGCGGTGTGTGCGGCCGGCGCCGACCTGATCAACGACGCCTGGGGTGGTGCGGATCCGGAGCTCGTCGACGTCGCGGCGGCCCACGGCGCCGCGATCGTGTGCACCCACACGGGCGGCGTGACGCCGCGGACCCGCCCCTATCGGATCGAGTACGACGACGTCGTCCGCGACGCGATCGACTCGACTCTCGGCTACGCCCAGCGTGCCCTCGACGCCGGGGTCGCCAAGGAGTCGATCGTGATCGACCCGGCCCACGACTTCGGGAAGAACACCTTCCACTCCCTCGAGATCACCCGCCGGCTCGGGGAGATGGTCGAGACCGGCTGGCCGGTGCTGGTCTCCCTCTCCAACAAGGACTTCGTCGGGGAGACCCTCGACCAACCGGTCGGCGAGCGACTCCTCGGCACCCTGGCCGCCACGTCGGTCTGCGCGCTGGCCGGCGCCCGCATCTACCGGGTCCATCAGGTGCCGGAGACCCGTCAGACCGTCGACATGGTCTGGACGATCGCCGGACGCCGGCGTCCGGCGCGAGCGATCAGGGGGCTGCAATGA
- a CDS encoding TetR/AcrR family transcriptional regulator — MPKVSDEHRTEKRQQIIAATLRCVERDGFHKTTMADVVRESGLSAGSVYTYFRGKHEIIHAIASSGVTGIKDAINDLVVEAGSGGAPPPPERAIETATQHLLNLSEELGINLPRIALQTWAEAARDPEFLALMAPEARGIRAAWRGYAEAAIEAGQFRKDADPEKIAMVLTGLLPGYILQLVVIGDVTPKAYAAGLTHLLGR, encoded by the coding sequence ATGCCCAAGGTCAGCGATGAGCACCGCACCGAGAAACGTCAGCAGATCATCGCGGCGACGCTGCGCTGCGTGGAGCGCGACGGGTTCCACAAGACGACGATGGCCGACGTGGTCCGGGAGTCCGGTCTCTCCGCCGGCTCGGTCTACACCTACTTCCGCGGGAAGCACGAGATCATCCACGCGATCGCCTCCTCCGGGGTGACCGGTATCAAGGACGCGATCAACGACCTCGTCGTCGAGGCCGGCTCGGGCGGCGCCCCTCCCCCACCCGAACGGGCGATCGAGACCGCCACCCAGCACCTCCTGAACCTCTCCGAGGAGCTCGGCATCAACCTGCCTCGCATCGCCCTGCAGACCTGGGCCGAGGCTGCCCGCGACCCCGAGTTCCTCGCGCTGATGGCCCCCGAGGCGCGCGGCATCCGCGCGGCATGGCGGGGCTACGCCGAGGCCGCCATCGAAGCGGGGCAGTTCCGCAAGGACGCGGACCCCGAGAAGATCGCGATGGTGCTCACCGGCCTGCTGCCCGGCTACATCCTGCAGCTGGTCGTGATCGGCGACGTGACCCCGAAGGCGTACGCGGCGGGGCTCACCCACCTGCTTGGCCGGTAG
- a CDS encoding CHAD domain-containing protein → MTHPHEPVGEWWRDQVAALHRWGRLVLRDEDDSVHQMRVTVRRLRSALVTYRPLLDSERTEPLRSELKWLAALLGDVRDAEVLRKRLRRWAAEHGPGPSGIDALRAAIAEQHAVGRARLLPELDGERYRALIAGLAATDGLPWSAGGPDKKPLRKRLRRDWRRLAAAVDKADRATSAGRRREQLHEVRKKAKRTRYTAESLREVFGKDAERCADAARSIQSALGDLNDSVVMIRAIEELPEHDDALREFLEAEEAAADAAEERFASVWKKANRPKVHGWLSQTTGKSK, encoded by the coding sequence ATGACTCATCCACACGAGCCGGTCGGCGAGTGGTGGCGCGACCAGGTGGCCGCCCTCCACCGCTGGGGCCGGCTCGTGCTGCGCGACGAGGACGACTCGGTCCACCAGATGCGGGTGACCGTACGCAGGCTGCGCAGCGCCCTGGTGACCTACCGCCCGCTCCTCGACTCGGAGCGGACCGAGCCCCTCCGGTCCGAGCTGAAGTGGCTCGCCGCCCTCCTCGGAGACGTACGCGACGCAGAGGTGCTCCGCAAGCGGCTCCGACGCTGGGCGGCCGAGCACGGTCCAGGACCGTCCGGCATCGACGCACTCCGAGCGGCGATCGCCGAGCAGCACGCAGTAGGTCGCGCCCGGCTGCTGCCGGAGCTCGACGGGGAGCGCTACCGTGCGCTGATCGCCGGTCTCGCCGCGACCGACGGTCTCCCGTGGTCCGCAGGCGGCCCGGACAAGAAGCCGCTGCGCAAGCGCCTCCGCCGCGACTGGAGGCGGCTGGCGGCCGCTGTCGACAAGGCCGACCGCGCTACCAGCGCCGGTCGGCGGCGCGAGCAGCTCCACGAGGTGCGCAAGAAGGCCAAGCGCACCCGCTACACGGCGGAGTCGCTGCGGGAGGTCTTCGGCAAGGACGCCGAGCGCTGCGCGGATGCCGCCAGATCGATCCAGTCGGCGCTCGGCGACCTCAACGACTCCGTGGTCATGATCCGGGCGATCGAGGAGCTCCCTGAGCACGACGATGCCCTTCGTGAGTTCCTCGAGGCCGAGGAGGCCGCCGCCGATGCCGCCGAGGAGCGGTTCGCCTCCGTCTGGAAGAAGGCGAACCGCCCGAAGGTCCACGGCTGGCTGAGTCAGACCACAGGGAAGTCGAAGTAG
- the vanX gene encoding D-Ala-D-Ala dipeptidase VanX: MRDGFAFVDELVPGIRWDAKYATWDNFTGKPVDGYLVNRIVGTRELCAALTQARDDAAALGFGILLWDGYRPQRAVDAFLRWAEEPPPADDARKRAHYPAITRPEMFEKGYVATKSGHSRGSTVDLTLFDLASGELLDMAGDHDLMDEISHHGAAGVSEVAARNRSQLCSVMESCGFSRYESEWWHYSLIEEPFPDTYFDFPVV; encoded by the coding sequence ATGAGGGACGGGTTCGCCTTCGTCGACGAACTGGTGCCCGGCATCCGCTGGGACGCCAAGTACGCCACCTGGGACAACTTCACCGGAAAGCCCGTCGACGGCTATCTGGTGAACCGGATCGTCGGAACCCGCGAGCTCTGCGCAGCGCTCACCCAGGCACGGGACGATGCGGCAGCCCTCGGGTTCGGCATCCTGCTGTGGGACGGCTACCGCCCCCAGCGCGCCGTCGACGCCTTCCTGCGCTGGGCCGAGGAGCCCCCACCCGCGGACGACGCGCGCAAGCGCGCCCACTACCCCGCGATCACCCGCCCGGAGATGTTCGAGAAGGGGTACGTCGCCACGAAGTCCGGTCACAGCCGCGGCAGCACCGTCGACCTGACCCTCTTCGATCTGGCCTCCGGCGAGCTGCTGGACATGGCCGGCGACCACGACCTGATGGACGAGATCTCCCACCACGGCGCCGCCGGGGTCTCCGAGGTCGCGGCGCGCAACCGGTCACAGCTGTGCTCGGTGATGGAGTCGTGCGGGTTCAGCCGCTACGAGAGCGAGTGGTGGCACTACTCGCTGATCGAGGAGCCCTTTCCCGACACCTACTTCGACTTCCCTGTGGTCTGA
- the vanA gene encoding D-alanine--(R)-lactate ligase — protein sequence MSKSPRLKVGVIFGGVFEEHPVSVKSAQEVARHLDADKYEAYWIGITKSGDWRLCDGPEASWEDGAHRPVVLSPDRSVHGLLVLDEGKYEPVRLDVVLPVLHGKLGEDGAIQGLFELSGIPYVGCDVQSSALCMDKSLAYTVVGEAGIPTPNFWILGPDDTVQTIGDAGALPYPVFVKPARSGSSFGVSKVTSADELAEAVATARQYDQKVLVEEGVVAEEIGCSILGNGTDLVTGEVDHVALSHGFFKIHQEDAPETGSENATFIVPADIPAEAQALVKAEAQRVYRALGCRGLARVDMFLKADGTVVLNEVNTLPGLTSYSRYPRMMAAAGISMTELLDRAVALALEETAR from the coding sequence ATGTCCAAGTCGCCCAGGCTCAAGGTCGGCGTCATCTTCGGTGGCGTCTTCGAGGAGCACCCCGTCTCGGTGAAGTCGGCCCAGGAGGTGGCGAGGCACCTCGACGCCGACAAGTACGAGGCGTACTGGATCGGCATCACCAAGAGCGGCGACTGGCGCCTGTGCGACGGGCCGGAGGCGAGCTGGGAGGACGGCGCGCACCGCCCGGTGGTGCTCTCCCCCGACCGCAGCGTCCACGGGCTGCTCGTCCTCGACGAGGGCAAGTACGAGCCGGTCCGGCTCGACGTCGTGCTGCCGGTCCTGCACGGCAAGCTCGGCGAGGACGGCGCGATCCAGGGGCTCTTCGAGCTCTCCGGGATCCCCTACGTCGGCTGCGACGTGCAGAGCTCGGCGCTGTGCATGGACAAGTCGCTGGCCTACACGGTCGTCGGCGAGGCAGGCATCCCGACGCCGAACTTCTGGATCCTCGGCCCCGATGACACTGTGCAGACCATTGGCGACGCCGGCGCTCTCCCCTACCCGGTCTTCGTGAAGCCCGCCCGCTCCGGATCGTCCTTCGGCGTCAGCAAGGTGACCTCGGCGGACGAGCTGGCCGAGGCGGTGGCGACGGCGCGGCAGTACGACCAGAAGGTGCTCGTCGAGGAAGGGGTCGTCGCCGAGGAGATCGGCTGCTCGATCCTCGGCAACGGCACCGACCTGGTCACCGGAGAGGTCGACCACGTCGCGCTCTCGCACGGCTTCTTCAAGATCCATCAGGAGGACGCCCCCGAGACCGGCTCGGAGAACGCGACCTTCATCGTGCCGGCCGACATCCCTGCCGAGGCGCAGGCGCTGGTCAAGGCCGAGGCGCAGCGGGTCTACCGCGCGCTGGGCTGCCGCGGACTGGCGCGGGTCGACATGTTCCTCAAGGCTGACGGCACCGTGGTGCTCAACGAGGTCAACACCTTGCCCGGGCTCACCTCCTACAGCCGCTACCCGCGGATGATGGCCGCGGCCGGGATCTCGATGACCGAGCTCCTCGACCGCGCGGTCGCCCTGGCGCTGGAGGAGACGGCTCGATGA
- a CDS encoding D-isomer specific 2-hydroxyacid dehydrogenase family protein — protein sequence MINHEPTLTALTEPTHPTHPTSISSAFQIAVYGCAPDEKGLFESLAPTLGVSLTTTPEAVDADNAELARGNRCVSVSHKTPISNATLLALKRAGVRYVSTRSVGFNHIDVEFAANIGMTVGNVAYSPDSVADYTLMLMLMSVREAKATIRRTDAHDYRPATARGRELRDLTVGVVGTGRIGAAVIDRLRGFGCEVLAYDIRPRPATAGVEHVDLDTLVERSDVVTLHAPLSEESHHLLDRRRIARMRPGAYVINTGRGALIETPALVVALEEGRLGGAALDVVEGEEGIFYADLRGREIPNGWLARLQEMPNVLVSPHIAYLTDHALQDTVENSIMNCREFESRFQHV from the coding sequence ATGATCAACCACGAACCGACCCTGACGGCACTGACAGAACCGACACATCCGACACATCCGACCTCGATCTCGTCGGCCTTCCAGATCGCGGTCTACGGCTGCGCACCCGACGAGAAGGGACTCTTCGAGTCGCTGGCACCCACGCTCGGCGTCTCCCTGACCACCACGCCCGAGGCGGTCGATGCGGACAATGCCGAGCTGGCCCGCGGAAACCGGTGCGTCAGTGTGAGCCATAAGACGCCGATATCGAATGCGACGCTCCTGGCCCTGAAAAGGGCAGGGGTGCGATATGTCTCGACGCGAAGCGTGGGATTCAACCATATCGACGTCGAATTCGCGGCGAACATCGGGATGACGGTCGGGAACGTCGCCTATTCACCCGACTCGGTGGCCGACTACACGCTGATGCTGATGCTGATGTCGGTGCGCGAGGCCAAGGCGACGATCCGGCGCACCGACGCCCACGACTACCGCCCGGCGACCGCTCGGGGCCGCGAGCTGCGCGACCTGACCGTCGGCGTGGTCGGGACCGGGCGGATCGGCGCTGCGGTCATCGACCGGCTGCGGGGCTTCGGCTGCGAGGTGCTCGCCTACGACATCCGGCCCCGCCCGGCGACCGCGGGGGTCGAGCACGTCGACCTCGACACCCTCGTCGAGCGCAGCGACGTGGTCACTCTCCACGCGCCGCTCAGCGAGGAGTCGCACCATCTCCTCGACCGGCGGCGCATCGCCCGGATGCGCCCCGGCGCGTACGTCATCAACACCGGCCGCGGGGCGCTCATCGAGACGCCGGCGCTCGTTGTGGCCCTCGAGGAGGGCCGGTTGGGCGGCGCGGCCCTGGACGTCGTCGAGGGCGAGGAAGGCATCTTCTATGCCGATCTGAGGGGACGCGAGATCCCCAACGGCTGGCTGGCGCGGCTCCAAGAGATGCCGAACGTGCTGGTCAGCCCGCATATCGCCTATCTCACCGACCATGCCCTCCAGGACACGGTCGAGAACTCCATCATGAACTGTCGTGAATTCGAAAGCAGGTTCCAGCATGTCTGA
- a CDS encoding UDP-N-acetylmuramoyl-tripeptide--D-alanyl-D-alanine ligase, whose protein sequence is MDEIASLVGGKVVGDGSVTVNAPAVIDGRAADPGGLFVAFAGEHADGHEYAPQAAAAGAVAALGSRPTALPTVVVEDAQAALQRLAAHVVSMLREEMTVVAVTGSQGKTSTKDMIEAVLSTAAPTVATSGSFNNELGVPLTMLRADRTTRFLVLEMGARHIGDIAELTGLVAPDIAVVTNVGQAHLGEFGSREAIAVAKSELVRGLAAGGTAVLHADDPRVLAMSELTDGPVLAFGAGDCASVRVCGLSLDRLGRPSFTLRYDGDSAVVRLPFVGAHWTLNAAAAAAAGLTAGVPLEQAATALNTASISKWRMELRALDSGATLLDDSYNANPESTRAGLDALASIDAKRRIAVLGEMLELGEASRDAHHEIGTYAATRADLVITIGEAAAVIADGAGERALALPDNAAAIAWLRSHVASGDVVLVKASRGARLDEVAAALG, encoded by the coding sequence TTGGACGAAATAGCCTCGTTGGTCGGCGGGAAGGTCGTCGGCGACGGCTCCGTGACGGTGAACGCCCCGGCCGTGATCGACGGCCGCGCGGCGGATCCCGGCGGCCTCTTCGTCGCGTTCGCCGGTGAGCACGCCGACGGCCACGAGTACGCGCCACAGGCGGCCGCGGCCGGCGCCGTCGCCGCGCTCGGCTCGCGCCCGACAGCCCTCCCGACCGTCGTCGTCGAGGATGCGCAGGCCGCGCTGCAACGCCTGGCCGCCCATGTCGTCTCGATGCTGCGCGAGGAGATGACCGTGGTCGCGGTCACCGGCTCCCAGGGCAAGACCAGCACCAAGGACATGATCGAGGCCGTGCTGTCGACCGCTGCGCCGACCGTGGCGACCTCAGGGTCGTTCAACAACGAGCTCGGCGTACCTCTCACCATGCTGCGCGCCGACAGGACCACGAGGTTCCTCGTGCTCGAGATGGGGGCCCGGCACATCGGCGACATCGCCGAGCTGACCGGCCTGGTCGCGCCGGACATCGCCGTCGTCACGAACGTCGGTCAGGCACACCTGGGCGAGTTCGGGTCGCGCGAGGCGATCGCTGTGGCCAAGAGCGAGCTGGTGCGCGGGCTCGCTGCCGGCGGCACGGCCGTGCTCCACGCCGACGACCCCAGAGTGCTCGCGATGTCCGAACTCACCGACGGTCCGGTGCTGGCCTTCGGCGCCGGTGACTGCGCGAGCGTACGCGTGTGCGGCCTGTCCCTGGACCGGCTCGGCCGGCCCTCGTTCACGTTGCGTTACGACGGCGACAGCGCTGTCGTCAGGCTCCCGTTCGTCGGCGCCCACTGGACGCTCAACGCCGCGGCCGCCGCGGCAGCGGGCCTGACCGCCGGGGTCCCCCTCGAACAGGCCGCGACCGCCCTGAACACCGCCTCGATCTCGAAGTGGCGCATGGAGCTGCGCGCCCTCGACAGCGGCGCGACCCTCCTCGACGACTCCTACAACGCCAACCCCGAGTCCACCCGTGCCGGCCTGGACGCGCTCGCCTCGATCGACGCCAAGCGCCGCATCGCCGTCCTCGGCGAGATGCTCGAGCTCGGCGAGGCGAGCCGCGACGCCCATCACGAGATCGGGACGTACGCAGCGACCCGGGCCGACCTCGTCATCACCATCGGCGAGGCCGCCGCCGTCATCGCCGACGGCGCGGGGGAGAGGGCCCTCGCGCTGCCCGACAACGCCGCCGCCATTGCTTGGCTGCGGAGCCACGTTGCTTCCGGCGACGTGGTCCTCGTCAAGGCCTCACGCGGCGCCCGCCTCGACGAGGTCGCCGCGGCACTAGGCTGA